The Camarhynchus parvulus chromosome 4A, STF_HiC, whole genome shotgun sequence genomic sequence CTGGACATGTTGCTTCTGCCACATTGATGCTTTTCTCAAGTTCTTCAATTGCTTTCTTTCTGTTAGCATTATTTGTGTCCTGCTGCTTGAGCTGAGGAGCAAACCAAAGAAGTTAAAACTCAGAAAAGTTATTAGACACACTTGGCTAATACTTTCAAAGAAGATTTTTAAGCCAACACTTACCTCAGCAAACACAGGGGTGATTATCATAGTTAAACAACTCAGGGTTTTAACAAGATCCTGATCCTAGAAGTTAACAAATATGGATTACATCAGCATATTACAACATACATCAGCATATATACAACATACACACTGCCTCTTAACACAGCACATGTGATTTTGGAAGTTGAGCTAAATTTAACaaagtgtttaaaatacattaCAAAATCCACAAAGACACAGTACATCAACAAATGTTATGGGATGTTGAAACAGATGCCTGATGACACATCTCAAATAGTGTCATTCAGCATCAGAAAAACAGTTCAGTTTTTCCTCACTAGTAAGAGACTTTAAAATTCCCATCTCTATGAAAGGATACTGATCTACAGTACATCTGCAGAATGTTTTGCATTTGAGGCTGACAGGGCATAGGAAATATCACTAACATGCATTATCTCTTGAACTGCAAAAAAACCAGTCAGTTCTTATGAAAAGTGAAGTTACTAAGTATTATCATTATCTTCCTTAAAGTGGCTTCAGAAGCAGCAGTTAGAAAGAAGAACTCCTCTGTCTGTACGCACCGTCCCGTTCTGGAGCTTCTTTGCATCCGGCTTCTTCCGAACTGTAGTGAAGCTCCACTCAGGGTGAGAATTATTCTCTTTGTTGCTAGActccctgaaacaaaaaagggCATGATGTACATAATACCAGCCACAACAGAACACCAAGCAAACACAGGTAACCTAAATACATCACAGGTCTTATCAGGATTAGTTCCGTACTCCTTAAAATAGGAAGAGAAACATGTATTGAAACATTAACTGAACTTGAGGCTGAATAAATTGAAATGTGatcaaaagcaaacagaagatGGTATCTACCTACAAGGCTTACCTTCTCCCATGGCATCCCATTTAAGAGTTATGTGATAGCCAGAAAAACAAGACACTTACAGAAAGCATGTTATTCCCCAGGCACTATGCAAACTTCTTCATGCACCtcagctttgctctgcagtATCTGTAATTGTGACTCAGTGGTTTTGGTACAACCACTGGCCTCAGACTAGGAAATAGACAGCActtaaacaaaactgaaattgggtttaaagaaagaaaatttaaagaggCAACAAGCACACGGATTGACTTATGTGTTACTCTTTAGGGCCATACAGGGAATTTTCCTGGAagaagacaattaaaaaaacaggaCCAGAGACACGTGTACAGAAATGGTGTTATTACAcagaaaaactgcagcaaaCCCACTTTAAGAACATTACTGAAACCAAAAAATCACACCCAAAAAAAGACTACAAAATAAACTTACGAATCTGAACCATCTGAATCACTTTCATCACTACTGTGTCCCTCTGCTTTCCATCTCTTAAACCTATCAATCAGTTCTGTCAGATAGGAAGTCTTCTTGGCATTTTTCATAATGAATTTGTGCTTCAGAAGTTCTTTTGCAGTGGGGCGCTGTAAGaaacacattaaatatttaatgtcatGCTAACATTTCATGATTTTAAATGCTAATAGGGGAGACTTAGTAAGACAACAGACTTCTAGAGCTAACTTGTATAATATCAGGAAATCAGTGAAACAGGAAGTCAGAAAAGCCAGTAATTCACATTTACGAGCACGCTAAAAATATGATCAAGTCACCCGTAGACTATAGAGCTTATCCTTCTACGTTAGAAGGTCACACCCAGGAAAATGACTAATGAAAACTCTCCAGTGCAACATTTCCTTGTAAGCTGAATTCAAACAGCAAAAGTTGTGctgaagaaaaggatttcagaTGATTCTCTCCTCTGTTAAAGGTTCTCTTCTGATATTATTCTAGTTTAGAGTGCATTTTAGCAATCTGCCTCTGCCACTGTAATTTCCTTCAGcactctccctcctccttttgattattttaaacacagcaaaCCATGATAGAGacagagatattaaaaaacaCCATTAAAATTCACAGTGCAAAGTATAGTCCCTAAAATGATTCAAATCACTGAAGATGCACAATGCCAGCAAAATACTTCACAAGCACAGGagatcagaaaacaaaactgaaacatcttcacacacacgcacacacattTATCTACTCACAAATGTTGGGTCCTTATTCAGACATGCATCAATGAATTCTTTAAAAGGTTTACTGAAGTCTCCTAATAAAGTGGGAGGATTGTTTTTCGGAATGAGGAACAGAACTCTCATTGGATGCATATCCGAGTTGGGAGGCTCCCCCTTGGCCAGTTCAATTGCAGTGATGCCCAGTGACCAAATGTCAGcctgagagagggaaaagggactGTTAATACAAAATTATGGGCTGTCATGACTAAGTATTCAATAACTGACATCTTCACAGATAATGCATCTATGTAATAAAATTAATGGTGGCCTAAGTAGGTAATACAAACATTCCCTTCTAACACTTCAGGAGCACTAGACACACAAAGACCTGACTGACTCAATCAGCGTTTAATGACAAACATCACGGATCATCATTTTTGTTGCAGTTGGTGTTCTAACACTGCCAGCAAGTTAAATGGACACCTAAATTTACACACTTTTGGGAAAGCTTCAGAGATATTGATCTTCCTTTGATATTTTCCGTATGTTAATGACAAATTGCCACAAATTTCCTATGTCTAATTCAGAGTTTGTTTAGGTATCCAACCTTGTTTGACAGCTCACTCTAAATGAACAAGGCAGAAAGCTGAACCGAATCCAACAGGGGATCACTTAATTTCTTTCCTAACAGACTGCTTGATGAATTTAGCTGAAGAATTATTGACAACTAGTTAGACTTGAAACACCAAGTTCACAGTGTAAGTCACAGCAGAATAATTAAGTACTATTTATTTTAGCTAAAAGCATGATTGTAAACAAATTCTGCCTTTGTATCAAAACACAGTATGATATTTGGATATCATATATAAAATACTAGTATTCTAAAATTCTTTCCtgattttgatttctttccccAAGTGAAATATATAATTACTTGCATCTTTTCAGATGAGCTACAATAGCTACTTAGATCACGAAAGGTGTTTCTCATTAAAAGAGTGTTTGGCAGTAGTCAACTACACTTGGCCCAGAATCATAAACCAAAACTACCCATAGAGTAAACAAGGATTACAATTTACATCTCTCCAATATTCGTTTTTGCTCACAAGACCTAAAATAGCTGTACCTTATAGCAAATAATTAAACTAACTCACTgttttttattactgaaatacCATAACCAACAACTGTGTATCggagcaaaattattttaaagaagagaTGGGGCTTACAAATCTCTGGCACTACTAAAATGTATGAATTTCTAGTTTACTTTCCAGCCTTTTGGAatagagagagaagaaagattGAAATTCAGTCCAGATACCAAAATAGTCATCAGTATTAGTCTAGGAACTGAAATGTATCCTGTCCAAATCGTTCATCTCTCCTACCAAAGGCTTGTATCTTTGCTCTCCCACCAGCCTACTGGCAcggaaaaaaagagggaagacaTTGGTCTTGCAACACACTGAGGAGATATGGAAGGCAAAAGATTAGGTCGCTGGGGAAATGGACATGAAGGGGTGCTAAAGCTGATCTATACACAGGGCAAGCAGAAGAACAATTATTCCCAACCTGACTGGCCAACACACAATTTTAAAGCAGGGTAGAGAGCTTTTCCAAAATGTCCTAGGGAACACATTACAATGGGACCACGGAAACCCTAAAGAGGAGAATTCCAACTTTTTTATCAgcaagaacccttgtgacaagTACACAAATTCCTTCAAGTTTCCCTGATCCTGGGAAAGTCTCCTGGAGTGTGAATGCTTTCAGGACACTCCAGATATCcaccagattttttaaaaaatatatgcacATCATGTAAGTATAGTTTCATGTCTACTATTTGAGAAAAACCAGTAAGAAAGTATTACTTTACACATACCCAGGTTTTTATTCTCTTGATGCTATTTTAAGGTTTTGCCTACAGAGTGTGGGAAGTCCAATGCCAGACTGAAACACACTGCTGTTTCACCAACCACATGCTCTAGGACATCCTGTGGTTTTACACACAGAAGAGGGGACTGTTCCCTCCTTACTGTCATTTCTAGCACCAGCTTCAGCTCTcagaaaaacatggaagaaCTCTGCTTTTCTACTGCTAGTTCATATAGGGAAACTCTCCTTTGCAATTAGTCATCCATCAAGAGCTCTCATGACACAGAAAGGCACAAGGTACCACAATGCTACTAAGCCACAGCCACCAAGTTACTTTTTACATTCTGAAGACCTGTGCTAAAATTTTCAGCATTACACGGATCCTCAGAAATACCATTTGAGAACTTATACCCAGAGCTACATGTATAGAAATGTGAGAAGAAATTAACACTTTGGTCACCATCTTGGCTTTAAATGAAGTGCCATGTTCTGGTGGCATTTTACCTTGTGAGTACTTTATCACTGCTAGaattaaatgcaaaacattGAACTGAAACCAAATCAACCAACCACCTCACATTCAGGGAGTCGCTCTGAAAGACACATGACATCACCATTTTACTTGGTGACTTTGTACCTGAGTACAATGACAGGTAACTACTGCATAAAACCAATTAAATcctacttttaattttattatttgaaacCCTGTAatttcaaatctatttttttcctccccatacTGACAGagctaaaagcaaaaaatcaaaacaaatgctgctggataaccagattaaaaaaaaatgttttacttacTTTTGAATCATATGCTGATTGCTGAATAACTTCAGGGGCCATCCAAAACGGGGTTCCAACAAAGGTATTTCTCTTAATTTGTGTGTCTGTTAGCTGCCCAGCAACTCCAAAATCAGCAAGCTTAACATCACCTTGTTCTGATAACAAGACATTGGCAGCTGCCAAGGGGAAATAACATAATAACTAATTAGAATActgttttatggtttttaaaGGCATTAACAAAGTAACATTTGAAATGATGCACACCTTTTATATCCCTgtgaattttcttctctgagtgTAGGTAGTCAAGACCTTTCAAGATTTCCTTTAGCATAGTAGCAATCTGGAACTCGTCAAACGGGCCAGCACGCAGCTTCAGAAAAAAgacacattaaaataatttaagtctTGTATCTAATTTTTGCCTTGCTCTGATTAAATTAAATCTTAAACCTGAAACATTCTTCAAAATTAGAGAACTAACAAAATTAATGCAATATTCAATGCACTATGTCAGTATTCTAATTGAAATAGGTGCCACTGGAATGATCACCTTCACATCTCTACTGCCAATACACTGAAAATGCTCTTACTCCTCAAACACACTGTCTGTGCTCCCCTCAGCATGCAAAGCACAAGAAAAGCAACAACTAACTTTCCACAAAGTTGTATTTCCCTacaagcagcaaacacagcaaactGAATTTTGCAATTTGATTaagtaaattaagaaaatttaaaaataggttTATCTGTTGACTGTGGGTTTTAAATTTAATGATGCAGTTTTCACTTGTCCCAGTATTTTTGATTCCATGCTTGCTTTCGTATCAAGAACCTAACATGCTACTATAAAGCTGCTAATGGATTAAGTGTAAACATTGCACAATAGAAAGCTATGcaaataaaccaaaagaaattaaagtaagCAATCAAAAAAATACCAACACCACAGCACCAAAACAGTGAACACAATGAAATTATGGTAAGGTAAAGCGaggcaaaactgaaattttattcttctaaaattttattCCTCTACAGGTTCAGTGATTTAAATTGGCACTAGGAATAGCTATTTCCCTGTTTCAGACACTCCACAGAATACAATCAATTACTCAAAAGTTCTAGATTATCTCACAGACCCTGCCTCAAAAGGGCCAAGTTCTAAAGCTACAAACTACCACAAGCTATACCTAATTACTATGCTTCTGATGAGTTGATGTGATGTAATTTGATAAAGAAGTTTAAATAGATTTGTGAAGTCAAGCACATACTTCAACTCTCACAGACAGGACTCCTGTTAGTGAAAACATAATTATTACCATTCTGTAATAGTGAAGACATGGTATTTTCCCTTCAGAACACACAAAGACTGAGCTATATTATCTTACAGGAAAGGGTGGGTCTGTAGCATtgcagctgaggcagagctgccctgaaaCCATGAGGAAACCACACTGACACTCAGCAGACTGTGCTTGTGCACTCTCCAGGCTACACCCTCCATGAATGCCACACTATCTGAAGTAAAAGGCACTTTCATGCTTAACTGAAAATACCTGAACATGGAAAACCCAACATCTTTTAACCAGTTCAAATTAACTGTCTGTGGACACACTCCTCATTCATTCCCAAACTTAAACGAAACATTTTTTACTGAACTGTAATGAATTCTACTTGGAGGAGGTGGGAAGTGATGGACAGAGGACCCCAAACCTCCAACATACAGCAAGAAAAGGACTTctcaaactaaaaaaacccctgagaactgaaaacaaagggATGCTTCCTAATGCTTACAGCCAAAGagcaattcagaaaaattaacaCAATTCAATGTGACAGGACTACCATTCCAATTCACAATTTTTAGACCATTACCACATAGCAGTGATGAAATATCAGCTGCCTCCAGgtacttatttttataaagtgATATAAAACCACAATGAAATACAGTTCACTGatatttataatgaaaaaaaaaatcatatactTACAAGATCCAAAGCTGACCCTCCACCCAAGTATTCCATTATTATCCATAGTTTTGTGCCCTGTAAAGGAAGGCATGAGTTGTCAAAAGTCCAAGGCTGCCataaaaaatttatatatatatttcaataGACTACCAGCACACTCTTAGGAAAAGGCAAATAGAGAGTTATTAATCACCTAATTGTATGCAATTACTTCTTGTAGAATGATCACATACCTCCCGTGAAGTCTAATATATTCATTAATAAGTTTGacttatgtatttaaaaaagcaatgaaaaaacaCCATCACTACTAACCAATTTCTGCTAAATGATGTCTAAAATTAGTTCACTTAAAGGAACAGAACTTAGAGGGGAAAAAGTGATTAGGCAGTAGtttaagttttaattaaatacaaataattgtTTAAAACGGACCTTGAGAATATGTGAGTTTCTGCACTTCCTCTGTGGAGATGTCTCAATCTCTAGAACTTGAAAATTATTCTAACACTGATTTCTAGGTACTGACTTTGTCCTTGGCTTGTCACGGCAAAAGGTGGCTGgttcacagaaacaaaactggaaaCACTTAGCAAATCTACAGACTACTTCTTGCTAGAGTCCCCTCAAAAGACAAAACTCAAATATGAATCTATGTGGTACTAGTTGAGAAAATTTCgtgaataaatatatttatttaaaataaaacccagttattaaaaatactcaACTGAACCACAGCTGGTGAAATACACACACTGTGTAAGTTTCCAGCAAATATTTACCAGTGCTAGTTTCTCATTACAGAGCACAAGCTTAGGGCAGGAGTACTCTTTAAAGCCTCTTGCATTCTCCATTGTATACTTTCCCACCCTATGGCCTGCCCAGGGATGGAAATCTAAAGAAAACTCAGCAAGCAAATAAAGGTGCAGTTTCTGAAAGCACCACATCCAATCATCCTAACAAAGTGTGCTCTATTAGATTTatactaaatttaaaaaacacaccaTTTATGAGAGTCTATTCCAATATTATGATctcagcagggaagggctggctAATTTTAGCAGTTTTTATAAAGCCCAACTTTGTCAGCTCAGAAGACCTGCAAGGAACTCCTGTTCAAGGCAAACATTGTGGTTACCAGACATGTTTGGAGAATTTGACTATTACTTGAAAACAGTACAGGGTGAAAATGAGTAAGTACTGTTTCTCAAACAATGTCTCAAAGAAATTGCTACTATCCACTGTACTCGGGTGTGGGTATTTTCTAGCCAGGCATGAACAACCTTTTTCCTGGCTATTTTCTGTCAGCCAAGTATAAACAGACAGGGCAGAACAACCAGTATCTTTAGATTGTCTCAAAGCTTTGCTGCACAATTCTGGTGGAAGTCTCTGGATGTCACTGTAGGATTTCTCCATATTTAAATCTGAAAAGCTGAGAATAACTTCAGGTTTGTTTtaattgcaaaagaaaagagcaagcTCAGGTGGCTGTAATAGTTAAAAGGCTAGATACTGAAAACCTTGGTCTAAATGGCACAAATAAGGAAAACAGTCTTGGAAATCCAGTCATCAAGAGATTTATCTCTATGGTAGTGTTGGAAAGTCCAGCTGAAGCACTTCATCAAGTGCACTTTCCAAATTTGTGTAACCAGAACATGCCAGAACTACGGTAACTTTTAATACTTCTAATCTATTTCTTGCCTGAACTGGTAGGGGAGTAATGCATTTTGACAAGCCATTAAGCTGGAGGAAAATACTCATTTCAGCTATCTAACCTAACTTATCAAGGGGACCCTCCACACCCAATGGTTTATTAATTGAGATGTTAATTGCAATCCAAGTGCAACAGGGGATGAGGAGACAAACACCTCCAACAGGACTTAAATTATCTTACAACCACAAAAGCTGCAATACAGCTGAAGCCCATATGATTCTACCCACATTAGTGAAAGCCATGATACAAAGGTAGAACATTTTATTATTGTACACAAATGTGTTTATTAAGGTGCATTCTCTGACTGTATATATGCTTGCATATCACCTACCAGTATGTTTAGAAAACGCTATTGATCTTGCCAGACACGCAAGGAAATTTAGGAAATAATTACTAATACCTAAGCTTTAAGATTAATTCAGTGGGAAACTCCCATTTGAACTTTAAGATATCTCACATTACCATGATATGGGGCTTTTGTACCTTTTGGTGTCACAATAACTGGCATTAAATTCAACCTCAAGGAAGCTGACCTTGCCATCTTGTACCAATGATAAGGTTTCTCAAGACTAAAATACCTGGTAACAGACAAGTAACACTGCACTGCCAGGAAAACTATTAAAGGACTGTCCAtacttttaaaatcacatttacaGGTTGGATATATAAGCTGTAGCTAGTGAACAGCTAGGCTGCAGAATGTCACAAGTTAGTAAGTCAAGTAATTGAAATAAAGACACccttcctttctgcctttcagcaGCAGGGGCACCTGGGAGAGCCTGCATGCAGCTGGGAAGCCCCAGGCTCCCTGGGACTGGGCCACTCCAGCTCCATCAGCCACAAGGCTGCCTCTGCATCCTGAAGTGCAAAGAAACTGTCAAGATAGAGAATATGTAGAACAGACCTTATCATtggtacaaaagaaaaaaaaaatctcccatcTGAAATGTTTGCAATTAGAACCCCCTCACAATTACATTTCTTCTTCCATGTTTTAGTTGTAACAACTTTTAGCTATCAACTATCTTGCTGGAGGGAAAACTCAAAAACTACAAAATTATGACAAGAACAATCTGCATACTCTAAGCTTAGTTAGAATTGGTTAAAAAAGAGTAAGTTAAAACAGAAGACGTTCCACTACAGTTCAACTTGATGAACTGCGGCTTACATGATAAACCTGAAGTCAACACATGGTCTCAGTGGTGATTTCTTTGAAGTAGAAACTATAGAACTTAAAGATTTAAGACAGATCTAGATTACTGAACTAGAGAAATATCAGTTAAGTAGGCAATATCAGTAAGCTGTAGGCAACCTGAATGCCTTTGCACTGAGGGTTTGCTTTGGTATTTAGTCAGGAAAATCCTAAGACTCTTAGAACAGTGTAAAACTACAAACATTTCTAATGG encodes the following:
- the STK26 gene encoding serine/threonine-protein kinase 26, which gives rise to MAHSPVAVQVPGMQNHRADPEELFTKLERIGKGSFGEVFKGIDNRTQQVVAIKIIDLEEAEDEIEDIQQEITVLSQCDSPYVTKYYGSYLKGTKLWIIMEYLGGGSALDLLRAGPFDEFQIATMLKEILKGLDYLHSEKKIHRDIKAANVLLSEQGDVKLADFGVAGQLTDTQIKRNTFVGTPFWMAPEVIQQSAYDSKADIWSLGITAIELAKGEPPNSDMHPMRVLFLIPKNNPPTLLGDFSKPFKEFIDACLNKDPTFRPTAKELLKHKFIMKNAKKTSYLTELIDRFKRWKAEGHSSDESDSDGSDSESSNKENNSHPEWSFTTVRKKPDAKKLQNGTDQDLVKTLSCLTMIITPVFAELKQQDTNNANRKKAIEELEKSINVAEATCPGITDKMVKKLMEKFQKFSVNDSS